DNA sequence from the Gloeocapsa sp. DLM2.Bin57 genome:
GATCCAGTAGCGCGACGAGCTTGACGTACATAACGTACTAGTTGTTTTTCGGTAATGCCATAGTTAAAACGCAGTTTCTGTTTCTCCTCTAGACGGATAGCGTATTCTGAACGTTTTTTTCTGGCTTGACCGTGTTGACCAGGTGGATATTGACGACGAGGACTTTTACGAGTTAATCCTGGTAGTTCACCAAGACGACGAACAACGCGTAAGCGAGGACCTCTATATCTGGACATTCATTAATCTCCTTTATTAATTATTTTAGACCCAAAACTATTATTATACTATTTATTGGGTCATTTATTCTAGATTGATATGAAACAAATTCAAGCCTTTCGCAAATGGCATCGCACCCTTGCTCCCATTGTTTTGTTACCATTATTGGTGACAGTATCTACAGGGGTTAGCTATCGTTTAGCTAAAGATTGGTTCGGATTACCTCGTGACCAAGTACATTTTTTAATGGGTATTCATGAGGGAGAGTATCTAGGTAAAACACTAGAACCATTTTATGTCTTACTCAATGGTTTAGGTTTACTCTGGATGTTGGTAACAGGAGGTGCGATGTTATGGCAAAATCTACGGCGATCGCTGTCTCAACTTAAGAAAGCCCCAACTGACCCCAAAAACCCGTAAAAATCCTCGTTCCGTCTTTGAGAATATGAATCTCTATCTGATCTGAAGCCCAATTAATCTGATCTTTTAAAGCGGGATTAAAAATATGTACCCTTTGGTTACGGGAAGATACGGGAGAATCGGGACTATGGATAGCTTGAGACTCTACAAAAGGACCATCAATCAAGATATCTAACTCAGCTAATAATAATTTAGCCTCTGGTGGGGCTTTTGCTGATTGTAACTCTTCTAAGGTAAAACCACTAAAAGACATTACATTTAAACCCTCTGCTTTGAGTTTTTTAGCTAGTAAACTTAACCCGTTAGCTTGCCAAAATGGCTCACCACCAGAAAAAGTTACCCCCTGATTGCGTTTATTGCTAAGTATTTTAGTTGCTAATTCCTCAATACTGATTAACTGATTGGTTTCAAAAGACCAAGACTCGGGGTTAAAACAGCTTGGACATTCTCTTAAGCAACCCTGTACCCAAACTACAGCACGACAACCAGGACCATTGACTTCTGATTCATCTACATAACCCATTATATTGAGATATCCTGGGGGTATATTTTCGTTCATATTTCTTTACCTCTCTAGAATTAAGAATAAGGCACTCTTGGAGGACGGGGAGACGGGAATGTAGAATGAGCGAATGTGCGAAAAAATAATTAATTCGCGCATTTGGAATAACACCTAACACCTAACACCTAACACCTAACACCTATACTTTCTCATCCTCTGATGATAATTCTTCATAAATGCGATCGTAGGCTAATCCTGCTAAGACTCCTCCGAGAATAGGTGCAACCCAAAATAACCAAAGTTGTGCGATTAATTCTGTACCAGCAAACAGAGCAACACCAGTACTACGAGCTGGATTAACAGAAGTATTGGTAATGGGGATAGCAATTAAGTGAATCAGAGTTAGGGTAAAACCAATGGCTAAAGGTGCAAACCCTTTGGAAATGCCCCGAGAGGTAACACCTAAGATAGTAAATAAGAACATAAAGGTCATGATTACTTCTACCAAAAAAGCACTCAACAGATTGTAACCATTAGGAGAATGAGGACCATAACCATTGGTAGCTAGAGGATTAGTCGCGTTAGGATCTAACGCAAAACCAGGTGCACCCGAAGCGATAACATAGATAAGTCCTGCTGCTATAATGGCACCAACAACTTGAGCGATAATATAAGGTAAGAGTTCAGATCCAGGAAATCTCCTGGCAGCAAACAAACCAACAGAAACCGCAGGGTTAAAATGTGCTCCCGAAATGTTAGCAAAAGCATAAGCCCCACTTACTATAGTTAACCCGAAGGCGATCGCTACCCCTAAAACCCCAATCCCTGTAGTAAAAGATAGTTCTACTTCGCCTCCACCCCCTTGAATTGGGGTATCAGTATAAGCGGCGGAGATAACAGCACTACCGCAGCCTCCAAAAACGAGCCAAAATGTGCCTATTAACTCGGCTACATATTTTTTGATGTTACTACCCATTTATTAAACTCCTCATGGTAAATATTTATGTCAATTAATAATATAGTAATTTTGGTTAAAATGATCAACTATTATATTTAATACGCGGATCGAGAAGATGATAAAATAAATCAGCGATAAAATTACAAATAACAATCAAAACCGCGTAAATAAAAGTTATCCCCATCACCACTGGGGTATCACTACGATTGATTGAATCGATTAATAATGCGCCAATTCCAGGAACACGAAAAATTTGTTCTGTAACTATTGCCCCAGTAAAAATACCAGGAATATCTAAAGCGATAAGAGTAACTAAAGGAATCAAAGCGTTGCGCAAAATATGTTTAACTACAACTTTAAATTCAGATAGTCCTTTAGCATAGGCTGTACGTACATACTCTTGATACAATTCTTCTAAGATAACAGTACGAATAAAGCGAATTAAGATCGCAGCTTGGGCTAAAGCTAACAGGGTAATCGGCATTATTGATTGTCTGATTTGGTTAATAAAGCTATTTAAATCCGTAACTTTTAGAGTACTTTGATAGATAAAGGGAAACCATTTAAGTTGAATACTAAAGATAATAATTAAAATTAAACCAGTAAAAAAAGTCGGTAAAGATAAACATAAAAAAGCAAAAATATTAATCAAAATATCTAGCCAAGAAGAACGTCTCACTGCTGCGATTAACCCCAAGGGAAAAGCGATGATAATAGCGATTATATAAGCTGTTCCTACTACCCAAATAGTTGTTGGTAACCGTTGTAAAATTAAACTACTAACAGGAGTTAAGCTAACAAAAGAATAACCAAAGTTACCTTGTAATAAAGCTGATAACCACTGAAAATAACGTAAATAAATAGGTTGATCTAGTCCTAGTGCTTTACGCATATTTTCTCTAATTTCTGGAGTAATAGCAGGATTAGTCGCAAACTCTCCGAGAGGATCTCCTGGGGCTAGAGATAAGATTAAATAAATAACTAGACTAATAGCAATCAGGGTAATAATAGCGATACAAAAACGTTTTAATAAATAAATATACATAGAAAAGTTATGATAAACTCGATCAAGAATAAATCCAGGGTGGAGGAGTGATGAGTACAACAACAGAAAATAACCGTCTAGTGGGATTAGTGACGGCTATTTCTTTAGTCATGGCTAGTATGGTAGGAACAGGTGTTTTTACTAGTTTAGGTTATCAAGCTATAGGAATCAACTCTACTTTTGCCTTGTTATTTCTCTGGTTTATCGGGGGAATTTATGCTCTCTGTGGGGCTTTGTCTTATGGAGAGTTAGCAGCAGTAATGCCTCGTTCAGGTGGAGAATATCAATACCTGTCCAAAATATATCATCGAGCGGTAGGCTTTCTCTCAGGTTGGCTGTCTGTAACCGTAGGTTTTGCAGCCCCTATCGCTTTAGCAGCGATCGCCCTAGGTCAATATACTAATATAGTTATACCAGTAATACCAGCCAAAGCGATCGCCCTAATTACGGTAATCAGCGTTTCTTTAATTCATACCCGTAACCTCAAGATGGGTAGTAATTTTCAAGATATTTTTACCATTCTCAAGATAGCATTAATCGCTATATTTATTGTTTGTGGTTTTTTACTAGCCACACCCCAACCAGTAGATATCATCCCTGATAACGATGGTATTGATCAGATTTTTAGTTCTTCCTTTGCGGTGTCTTTGGTTTATGTTACTTACGCTTATTCAGGGTGGAATGCTGCGATTTACTTAGCAGGAGAGATCAAAAATCCCGAAAAAAACCTACCACGCTCTCTGTTTGTGGGTACAGCGATCGTCATGGTACTATATTTACTGGTAAACTTTATCTTCCTTTACGCTACACCGTTTAGCTCAATCCAAGCTTTAGAAGACAAAGAAAAAATAGCAGCATTAGCAGCAGAGTATATTTTTGGGGAAACAGGAGGCAAAATCATCAGCCTTCTCATCGCTTTTGGGCTTATTTCCACGATTAGCGCCATGGTTTGGGCAGGACCTCGGGTAACTCAAGTAATTGGCGAAGATATCCCCTTTTTTGCGCTTTTAGGCAAGAAAAATAGTCGTGGCATACCCTATTATGCTATTCTGTTGCAGTTATTTATTGTCTTGGTGCTGTTATTAACTTCTAGTTTTGAAGATGTGATGACTTATCTAGGATTTACCTTGATTCTATCTTCCTTTTTCACGGTGTTAGGATTATTTATCCATAGATGGAGATATCCTCATCTAACTCGCCCCTATAAGACTTGGGGTTATCCTCTCACTCCAATTGTTTTTCTAGGGATTAGTCTTTGGGTATTAATTTATGTCTTCACAGATAAACCCTTTCAGTCTGTAGCTGGTTTAACTACCATTATGATCGGTTTACCCATCTATTTTCTTGCTTCTAAACAAAAATTAGCCTAATTTTAACGAATATGTATCAATCAAAAGTTTTTAAACTGATTTTAGCTACCCTTACTGCTGTTTCCTTGTCAGAATTGGCTACCAATCATCTAGTTACTGCTAATCCGCAACCAACCCAACCACTGGTAATTACTGCTAATCCCACAGAATTTGACCAAAATCAAGCTAGACGTTGGACCGATAGTGCTAAATTTATGGCAGGTATAGCAGTAGAATCAGATAGTCATCTCTATCAATTGCAACAGACTCAAGCGTGGCAAAATCATCAGAATTTTCTTAATAATGCTTGGAATCAACTAGAAACACAACAACTCAGTAAAGTTAGAAATTGGAGTGATAGTGAATTAAGCAATATTAATCAAGGCAATCCTGTTGTCTTTTATCCTTTCAGTGGTCCTGATTTTTTATACGCTTATTCCTTTTTCCCTACAGGTAGAGAATATGTTTTAATTGGTTTAGAGCCTATAGGTTGGATTCCCCCTTTTACTGAGTTATCCCCAACAGAAAATGACGCTAAACTTACTCAATTAAGAGATTCTCTCCAGGCTATCCTACAATGGAGTTTTTTCCGCACCAATGATATGAAGGTAGATATGGCTCAACAAGGAGTATTACCCTATATCTTTATGTTTATGGCGCGAACTAATAATCAAATTCTTGATGTTCAATACGTAGGGATAGATACCAATGCAACTATACAACCTTTTACCGAGGGAATGATTCCTGGAGTGAGAATTATTTTTCTTCCCCAAGGAGAATCAGAAACAAAAACTCTCTACTATTTCTCTACAGACTTATCTGATGGTGGGTTAAGTGGTAATCCTCAATTTTTAGAATATATTAAAACCCTGGATTCTCCTGTAACTTATTTAAAGGCTGCATCTTATTTAATGCACTATGATTATTTTTCTCTGATTCGTAACGCTATTCTCGCCCAAAGTGAGTATATCTTACAAGATGATTCGGGAATGCCTGTAAGATATGTTAATAATGGGGAATGGGATTTACAATTTTATGGGACTTATACAGGACCTATTTCTTTATTTTCTAATATGTATCAACCAGATTTGCGAGAAATTTATCAAAATAATCCCAATATTCAACCTCTCGATTTTGGTGTAGGTTATAAGTTTGGTGTCAATGAGTCCAATTTAATGTTAGGCACTCGTAAAGAATAAACAGTTGACGCTCATCGCCCTAAAAGTGCGGTGATTCTTGGTTCATTGTAGATACTTGCTCTGACAGAATTGCTTCAATCAAAGTAGAGGTTTCTACTCCCCAAGCTTGATTTAAAGATTCCCTGCGCCGGTACTTAATCCCTTCTTGAAAATGTTGATTGCTGCGTTGACATCTCTATCTGCTATATAGCTACAATGTGGACATTTATGGGTTCTAGTGGATAGAGACTTTTGAACCTTTTTCCCACAATTAGAACAGTTTTGACTCGTGTTATGAGGAGTTACAGCTATTACGGCTTTTCCATATTTATAGGCAAAATATTCTAACCAGCGTCTGAAGGTTGTCCAAGCAGCATCATTTATACTTTTGGCTAGTAAAGCTCACCACACTCCCCGCTCTATTCCCTTTTCCCTGCTGTTTTGAATAAAACCCGAAAAACTGAACCTTTATTCACTTGACTATTAACAGTAATTGAACCTTGACAACGGTCTAATAATTGTTTAACAATACTTAGACCTAATCCTGCTCCTTTATTTTCTTCTCCTAAGTAATTTTTACCGCGATAAAAACTCTCAAAGATTTTATTTAATTCGTTCCCATTAATACCTACTCCCGTATCGCTAAAGGATAACTCTACTCCTCTTGAGGTTAATATGGCTTCTACAGCTACTCTACCCCCTTCGTCTGTAAATTTCAGACTATTATTTAATAGATTTAAAATGATTTGTCTTACCCATAATTGTGAACAAGCAACTAAGGGAATTTCTGGATATATTTTTGAGATTAATTCAATATTTTTTTCTTTGGCAATAGGTTGATAAGTACTGATAATACCTGGCAAGATTTCTTTGATATCAGCAGTCTGACTTTGTTCTAGAGAGGATAAATGATCTAGATGAACTAAATCTAATAATCCTGTTAATAGGTCATTTTGTCTTGACCATTCTTTATGTAATAATTCTA
Encoded proteins:
- a CDS encoding PepSY domain-containing protein → MKQIQAFRKWHRTLAPIVLLPLLVTVSTGVSYRLAKDWFGLPRDQVHFLMGIHEGEYLGKTLEPFYVLLNGLGLLWMLVTGGAMLWQNLRRSLSQLKKAPTDPKNP
- a CDS encoding amino acid permease — encoded protein: MSTTTENNRLVGLVTAISLVMASMVGTGVFTSLGYQAIGINSTFALLFLWFIGGIYALCGALSYGELAAVMPRSGGEYQYLSKIYHRAVGFLSGWLSVTVGFAAPIALAAIALGQYTNIVIPVIPAKAIALITVISVSLIHTRNLKMGSNFQDIFTILKIALIAIFIVCGFLLATPQPVDIIPDNDGIDQIFSSSFAVSLVYVTYAYSGWNAAIYLAGEIKNPEKNLPRSLFVGTAIVMVLYLLVNFIFLYATPFSSIQALEDKEKIAALAAEYIFGETGGKIISLLIAFGLISTISAMVWAGPRVTQVIGEDIPFFALLGKKNSRGIPYYAILLQLFIVLVLLLTSSFEDVMTYLGFTLILSSFFTVLGLFIHRWRYPHLTRPYKTWGYPLTPIVFLGISLWVLIYVFTDKPFQSVAGLTTIMIGLPIYFLASKQKLA
- a CDS encoding ABC transporter permease; amino-acid sequence: MYIYLLKRFCIAIITLIAISLVIYLILSLAPGDPLGEFATNPAITPEIRENMRKALGLDQPIYLRYFQWLSALLQGNFGYSFVSLTPVSSLILQRLPTTIWVVGTAYIIAIIIAFPLGLIAAVRRSSWLDILINIFAFLCLSLPTFFTGLILIIIFSIQLKWFPFIYQSTLKVTDLNSFINQIRQSIMPITLLALAQAAILIRFIRTVILEELYQEYVRTAYAKGLSEFKVVVKHILRNALIPLVTLIALDIPGIFTGAIVTEQIFRVPGIGALLIDSINRSDTPVVMGITFIYAVLIVICNFIADLFYHLLDPRIKYNS
- a CDS encoding aquaporin Z yields the protein MGSNIKKYVAELIGTFWLVFGGCGSAVISAAYTDTPIQGGGGEVELSFTTGIGVLGVAIAFGLTIVSGAYAFANISGAHFNPAVSVGLFAARRFPGSELLPYIIAQVVGAIIAAGLIYVIASGAPGFALDPNATNPLATNGYGPHSPNGYNLLSAFLVEVIMTFMFLFTILGVTSRGISKGFAPLAIGFTLTLIHLIAIPITNTSVNPARSTGVALFAGTELIAQLWLFWVAPILGGVLAGLAYDRIYEELSSEDEKV
- a CDS encoding radical SAM protein, with the translated sequence MNENIPPGYLNIMGYVDESEVNGPGCRAVVWVQGCLRECPSCFNPESWSFETNQLISIEELATKILSNKRNQGVTFSGGEPFWQANGLSLLAKKLKAEGLNVMSFSGFTLEELQSAKAPPEAKLLLAELDILIDGPFVESQAIHSPDSPVSSRNQRVHIFNPALKDQINWASDQIEIHILKDGTRIFTGFWGQLGLS